In candidate division Zixibacteria bacterium HGW-Zixibacteria-1, one DNA window encodes the following:
- a CDS encoding ABC transporter ATP-binding protein — protein sequence MPKNENKIKGRFRVITKNLKQYRWYIIVGGLAVVASNGLMMVNPYLMKTAFDKLEKKAPSGDLLKIALLIVLFSLGSGVFRFLMRRTIIWMSRKFEYNLRADLFAHLLKLNPTFYYNNRTGDIMARATNDIEAVRMMVGPGLMHIANGFVSAAIAISLMFYLSPELALYSLIPLPLLSVVVNRVGHAIHKRYAKIQNYFAVLTSRVQENLAGVRVIRAYNQQQPEIDNFSGHSQHYIALNMNMIKILALSMPVLFAIAGTVNLFVLYFGGKAVVAGTISLGTLVAFFAYLSMLIWPMIAMGWVVSLYQRGKASLDRINRILDTTPDVQSKAGSDVRRDLKGKIEFRKLDFGYNGNEILHGIDIVIEPGMMVGIVGPTASGKSTLVSTIARIFPIKRGMLFIDDTDINDWDLNALRRQIGFVPQEPFLFSDTLRNNILFGVDDRNHELATTAAEAAVIDEEIREFPHGYDTVLGERGITLSGGQKQRVAIARAIATAPKILILDDATSAVDTETEHLINLRMRSELSKRTSIIISHRASAVKDADMILYLEDGRIIESGNHGELMSRKGKYATLYQAQLIEEELKKM from the coding sequence ATGCCGAAGAATGAAAATAAAATCAAAGGGCGCTTCAGGGTTATCACGAAAAACCTGAAACAATATCGGTGGTATATCATTGTCGGCGGACTGGCCGTAGTTGCCTCCAACGGCTTGATGATGGTAAACCCGTATTTGATGAAGACCGCCTTTGATAAGCTCGAAAAAAAGGCCCCTTCCGGCGACCTGCTGAAAATAGCCCTTTTGATTGTACTGTTTTCGCTCGGTTCGGGCGTTTTTCGTTTTCTGATGCGCCGGACCATTATATGGATGTCCCGAAAATTCGAGTATAATCTTCGCGCCGATCTTTTTGCGCATCTTTTAAAACTCAATCCGACTTTCTATTATAATAACCGCACCGGCGACATCATGGCCCGGGCCACCAATGATATCGAAGCGGTAAGAATGATGGTCGGGCCCGGATTGATGCACATCGCGAACGGTTTTGTCTCGGCAGCGATCGCCATATCGCTGATGTTTTACCTGTCACCGGAACTGGCTTTATATTCGCTGATTCCATTGCCGCTTCTTTCGGTCGTGGTCAATCGCGTCGGACATGCGATTCATAAACGCTACGCAAAAATTCAGAATTATTTCGCGGTCCTGACTTCACGGGTCCAGGAAAACCTGGCCGGTGTCAGGGTGATACGCGCCTATAACCAGCAGCAGCCGGAAATTGATAATTTCTCAGGGCACAGCCAACACTACATTGCCCTCAATATGAACATGATTAAAATCCTGGCGCTGTCGATGCCGGTACTGTTTGCCATTGCAGGTACGGTCAATCTGTTCGTGCTTTATTTCGGAGGTAAAGCGGTCGTTGCCGGGACCATCAGCCTTGGCACCCTGGTCGCTTTCTTTGCGTATTTGTCGATGCTCATATGGCCGATGATTGCCATGGGCTGGGTGGTTTCTTTGTACCAGCGGGGAAAAGCCTCGCTCGACCGCATTAACAGGATTCTTGACACGACACCGGATGTTCAGTCGAAAGCCGGCTCGGATGTACGACGTGATTTGAAGGGTAAAATCGAATTTCGAAAACTCGATTTCGGCTACAACGGTAACGAGATTTTGCATGGTATAGATATTGTCATCGAGCCGGGAATGATGGTTGGCATTGTCGGGCCGACCGCATCGGGGAAATCCACACTGGTCTCGACGATCGCGCGGATCTTCCCGATTAAACGCGGCATGCTCTTTATCGATGATACCGATATAAATGACTGGGATCTCAATGCCCTGCGGCGGCAGATCGGTTTTGTTCCGCAGGAACCGTTCCTCTTTTCCGACACCCTGCGCAATAACATACTTTTTGGCGTTGATGACAGGAATCACGAACTGGCCACGACCGCGGCGGAAGCGGCTGTGATCGATGAAGAAATTCGAGAATTCCCCCATGGTTATGACACGGTTCTGGGCGAACGGGGTATCACCTTGTCCGGCGGGCAGAAGCAAAGAGTGGCTATTGCCCGTGCTATTGCCACCGCGCCGAAAATTCTGATTCTGGATGATGCCACCAGCGCCGTCGATACCGAGACCGAACATCTTATCAATCTCAGGATGCGGTCCGAACTCAGTAAGAGAACGTCGATTATCATATCGCACCGGGCCTCGGCCGTTAAGGATGCCGATATGATTCTTTATCTGGAGGATGGCCGAATAATCGAATCGGGCAATCACGGCGAATTAATGAGCCGGAAAGGGAAGTACGCCACTTTGTATCAGGCGCAGTTAATCGAGGAAGAATTGAAGAAGATGTAG